GTCCCCGACCATCCTCTACCGCGACCCCTCGAGGCCGTGGCGGCGGTGTGTTCGCCGGCCGAATCCGGCCAGGGCCAGCCAAGGCTCGTGCCCACAGGGTCCCATCTCTTCCTGAGCCGGATTCGCCTGGGTTGGGGGACCTGGGCGCCTTCCATCCACGGCCCTGGGGGGTCCGATGAACGACCTAGCGGACATCATTGAACGTTTCTGGGGGCTCACGAGCGATCGCATCCCCATCGGCAAGGCGGCCATCGCGCAGATGCGCTCGGGCCACCCCGCCGAGGTGTTCGCGCTGAAGGACGTGGTGCACGGCATCAAGGGCGAGGCTCAGCTGCTTCGGCTCCGCGCCTGCGCCACCTTGATGGAGGCCGCCGACAAGCTCACCAACGTGCTCATCGACGCGCCCCACACCACGGAGGCCTGCGATGCCCTCGAGGCGGCGCTGACCAAGCTCGACCGAATGGTCATCGAGCGCGTGGGCGTGGCCGTCGACCGTGAGGTTGCCGAGCTGGACCGTGTGCGCGCCCTGCTGAGGCCGTGAGCGGGCGTCGACGTCGCTGTGCGGTGGTGGACGACTCGCGGGTGGTGCTGGACCTGCTGCGCGTGGTGCTCGGGGACGCCGGCTGGGACGTGAGCACGCACTCCGAGGTCGGTGGCCTCGAGCTGCGGCTGCGTGAGTGGAACCCCGACATCATCCTGCTGGACGTGGGGATGCCTGGCGTGGGTGAGCGCGACCTGCGTCAGCGCGTCATCCTGCTGCGTGTCGCGACCGGGGCCAAGGTGGTGCTGCACTCCGCCAAGGAGCCCGCCGAGCTGGAGGTGCTGGGCCAGCGCGCCGGGGCAGACGGTGTCCTCGCCAAGTCGGGGGACTTTGCCGCCATCTGCGCCACGCTCGACCGCTACGTGCCTCAGTAGCCTCGCGGGGAGTCGCGACTATGGGGCCAACGCGCGCCACGCTGCGTCCGCGAAGACGTCGCGGAGCGCGCTGATGTCGGTGCGCACGTGCCCGCCCAGGAAGGCCCGCGCGTAGTCCTGCGCGGGGCCACGCAGCAGCGGCACGTAGCACTCCACGGGCAGCTTGCGGATCGCCCCGCTCGCGATCCACGGCTTGAAGCGGGCTCGGATGGCGCGGAAGTTCTCCTCGTTCACGGCAGTGAGCGCTGCCTCCCCCTCGGTGGCCACCACCGAGGTGC
This sequence is a window from Sandaracinaceae bacterium. Protein-coding genes within it:
- a CDS encoding response regulator; the encoded protein is MSGRRRRCAVVDDSRVVLDLLRVVLGDAGWDVSTHSEVGGLELRLREWNPDIILLDVGMPGVGERDLRQRVILLRVATGAKVVLHSAKEPAELEVLGQRAGADGVLAKSGDFAAICATLDRYVPQ